The following coding sequences are from one bacterium SCSIO 12741 window:
- a CDS encoding T9SS type A sorting domain-containing protein: MKMLPAFFVKVLTLCLLLSLSALTSRAFVQVSSAQMTTTTPTDCDTISYTIGGSLGASNYTYTGTTWSVSGSTLTIDVNYTSGLIILPVIVQFTHFVDLTGIPSGTYTVVVRGMLSGSQSSVFNGAPNLTVAKCCAVKANFIAGASSYCLGDTISHTNISSSSSSQVWYANNLAVDTNFHLNKIATVPGVYTYKLKANSPCGSDSIEKNVLVLDNLKMHNDTDICLNDNLVLNAPPGWDSYSWSDRSRKQSLTVTQSGTYGITVTADNGCKQIDSVKVNVVGPAFSLGPDTSFCYQDSLILDAGAIWDTVSWFQRPTNRYLTVDSAGVYVAEVTNSLGCRFLDAIKVTESGANIEVTGSDTVCEGDTVWVEVQGTEWTQFSWSDGSNTRRVAAPAMGRLIVTATNADGCVRTDTANIGHYFVPTVHLGSDTTLCMGDSLLLDVTQTNSTYVWQDSSTGSSWLVDTAGFYFVEVTNADGCSGADSIRIALMDCDTVIQEPDGIAEEQVNRRVVVYPNPSTGEIFLRSLTHSEEVQVEVYGVTGNRVFSEQLDKYNGTYVLHLESLTQGTWFVHWITPEGREVIPIQLISSP; this comes from the coding sequence ATGAAGATGTTGCCTGCTTTTTTCGTAAAGGTGTTGACCTTGTGTTTGCTGCTGAGCCTATCTGCTTTGACCTCTCGGGCCTTCGTTCAGGTTAGTTCTGCTCAAATGACCACCACCACACCCACAGATTGTGATACAATTTCCTATACCATTGGTGGCTCACTTGGAGCGAGTAACTATACCTATACGGGTACGACCTGGTCCGTGTCAGGGTCTACACTCACCATCGATGTGAATTATACATCTGGTCTTATCATTTTGCCGGTAATCGTCCAGTTTACCCATTTTGTGGACTTAACAGGAATTCCATCAGGAACTTATACGGTAGTAGTAAGAGGAATGCTGAGCGGATCGCAGAGCAGCGTATTTAACGGGGCACCGAATTTAACTGTGGCCAAATGTTGTGCTGTCAAGGCTAATTTTATCGCTGGGGCTTCTTCTTATTGTTTGGGAGATACCATCTCGCATACCAACATAAGTTCATCCTCTTCCAGCCAAGTTTGGTATGCTAATAATTTGGCTGTGGATACCAACTTTCATTTAAATAAAATTGCAACCGTTCCAGGGGTTTATACCTATAAGCTGAAAGCCAATAGTCCTTGTGGAAGTGATTCGATCGAAAAAAATGTACTCGTTCTTGACAACCTAAAAATGCATAACGATACAGACATTTGTTTGAATGATAATCTGGTTTTAAACGCTCCACCTGGATGGGATTCTTATTCCTGGTCGGATCGAAGCCGCAAGCAATCATTAACGGTGACCCAATCCGGAACTTATGGCATAACCGTAACTGCAGACAATGGATGTAAACAAATTGATTCGGTAAAAGTGAATGTGGTGGGGCCCGCTTTCAGCCTTGGACCCGATACCTCTTTTTGCTACCAGGATAGCTTGATTTTGGATGCTGGAGCCATTTGGGACACGGTTTCCTGGTTTCAGAGACCTACAAATCGATACCTAACTGTAGATTCTGCTGGAGTATACGTGGCCGAAGTTACCAACTCCCTGGGATGCCGGTTTTTGGATGCGATCAAAGTCACTGAGTCAGGGGCAAATATTGAAGTTACAGGTTCTGATACGGTTTGCGAAGGCGATACGGTTTGGGTAGAAGTACAAGGAACAGAATGGACTCAATTTAGCTGGTCTGATGGATCCAATACGCGTAGAGTTGCTGCACCGGCCATGGGGAGACTCATAGTCACGGCAACCAATGCAGATGGTTGTGTCCGAACCGATACGGCCAACATAGGCCATTATTTTGTACCCACTGTTCACCTGGGAAGTGATACGACTCTTTGTATGGGAGATAGTTTGTTGTTGGATGTTACGCAAACCAATTCCACTTATGTCTGGCAGGATAGTTCAACAGGATCTTCCTGGTTAGTCGATACAGCTGGGTTCTATTTTGTAGAAGTAACCAATGCCGATGGTTGTAGTGGTGCAGATTCCATTCGAATTGCCCTGATGGATTGCGACACGGTTATTCAGGAACCTGATGGAATCGCTGAAGAGCAGGTCAATCGGCGAGTAGTTGTCTATCCCAATCCATCCACCGGAGAAATCTTTTTGAGAAGTTTGACTCATTCTGAAGAGGTCCAGGTGGAAGTGTATGGGGTTACTGGGAATCGGGTGTTTTCTGAACAGCTTGACAAGTACAACGGTACTTACGTGCTCCATTTGGAATCCCTGACCCAGGGCACCTGGTTTGTACATTGGATTACTCCCGAAGGACG
- a CDS encoding RDD family protein — MTETNPSALDDELLDVKHRLREPAYAGFWTRVGASIVDTIVLLPAIGLMMYSLLSLQSNAIVILVLLILMIYKPFMEFRYGATLGKMAVGIKVVDENQNPITLKHALLRDLPWLLSQLNASVGFIIGIFFIQSEDFGAQVLSNFGEGEQSLPHLMEPFCCFKSRPY, encoded by the coding sequence ATGACCGAAACAAATCCATCCGCACTCGATGACGAACTCTTGGATGTAAAACACAGATTGCGAGAACCTGCCTATGCCGGATTTTGGACCCGGGTAGGGGCTTCCATCGTAGATACCATTGTACTTCTTCCTGCCATTGGTTTAATGATGTACAGTTTATTGTCTCTGCAATCTAATGCTATAGTCATACTTGTTTTACTGATCCTGATGATCTATAAACCCTTTATGGAGTTTCGCTACGGGGCTACATTAGGAAAAATGGCTGTGGGCATCAAGGTGGTAGACGAAAACCAAAATCCGATCACCTTGAAGCATGCCTTGTTAAGAGACCTTCCCTGGTTGCTTTCTCAGTTGAACGCTTCGGTGGGATTCATCATTGGGATATTTTTTATCCAGTCAGAAGATTTTGGAGCTCAGGTTCTTTCCAATTTTGGAGAAGGGGAGCAATCTCTTCCACATTTGATGGAGCCATTCTGTTGTTTCAAATCGCGACCGTATTAG
- a CDS encoding RDD family protein: protein MNDADPSLVDDDIQGLHEKAEHDRRYVGLGTRVVASLIDGVILSTLFVLMIYNVVSLKSGVVVVLVQLAIMLYKPLAEWEKGATIGKMVLGIQVVRSDFQKLSLKDSFLRNSIFILPQFNTLVGIMIVFVTTRFEEIVEFRDFDIAYNEPITSAIGSGLLLIQFVVIIAIAVDRRKQGLHDKLADTLVVRKGAFQNKNAE, encoded by the coding sequence ATGAACGATGCTGATCCTTCCTTGGTTGACGACGATATCCAGGGCCTTCATGAAAAGGCCGAGCACGATCGCCGCTATGTTGGATTGGGTACTCGTGTGGTAGCGTCACTTATTGACGGCGTGATTCTATCCACCCTGTTTGTTCTCATGATTTACAATGTGGTTTCCCTTAAATCGGGGGTGGTAGTTGTTCTGGTGCAATTGGCCATTATGCTCTATAAACCCCTTGCGGAGTGGGAGAAAGGAGCGACAATCGGAAAAATGGTTTTGGGTATTCAAGTGGTTCGATCAGACTTTCAAAAGTTGTCGCTCAAGGATTCCTTTCTAAGGAATTCAATTTTTATTCTTCCACAGTTCAATACTTTGGTGGGAATAATGATCGTTTTTGTGACCACGAGATTCGAAGAAATAGTTGAATTTAGAGATTTTGATATCGCTTATAATGAACCGATTACTTCAGCCATTGGATCAGGTCTGTTGTTAATTCAGTTTGTTGTGATCATTGCTATTGCGGTGGATCGGCGAAAACAAGGGCTCCACGATAAATTGGCTGATACGCTGGTGGTTCGCAAAGGAGCTTTTCAGAATAAGAACGCAGAATAA
- a CDS encoding adenylate/guanylate cyclase domain-containing protein, whose amino-acid sequence MKLTPKARRNLFRIFPFGFIWLFVGWFFLLSDTLLTGNQNPDPTSAVTISVPIFLFSSLAIMLVGFLVGTIELFLMEKWFHRFSFVWKVFYKFLVYSTLMLIIMVLAFPLAAAIELSKSIIDPEVLEKTANFFHSTVFWNTALQLSFHIMISVFYAAISENLGHQVTINFITGRYHRPKQEYRIFMFLDMKNSTGIAEKIGHVRYFDLLQLYYEIMSDAIIRSKGEVYQYIGDEVVISWLAKDGFENNRCIQCFFDLKKVFREKADDFQRQFGVIPDFKAGAHVGEVTTGEIGALKKQIVYTGDVLNTTARIQSLCKQYESDLLTSQKLTLGLHLPEEVKSDQIGEILLRGKQKKVILHAISTNQ is encoded by the coding sequence ATGAAATTGACACCTAAAGCCAGAAGAAACCTATTCCGGATTTTTCCATTTGGATTTATCTGGCTCTTTGTGGGGTGGTTCTTTTTGCTGAGTGATACTTTACTTACCGGCAATCAAAATCCGGATCCAACTTCGGCCGTTACGATTTCCGTTCCCATATTCCTGTTTTCGAGCTTAGCTATCATGTTGGTGGGTTTCTTGGTAGGAACTATTGAGTTGTTTTTGATGGAAAAGTGGTTTCATCGATTCAGCTTTGTTTGGAAGGTCTTTTATAAGTTTCTGGTTTACTCCACGCTTATGCTGATCATTATGGTTCTGGCATTTCCATTGGCTGCGGCTATTGAATTGTCCAAGTCCATTATCGATCCGGAAGTTTTGGAAAAAACGGCTAACTTTTTTCACAGCACCGTTTTTTGGAACACCGCCCTGCAGTTGTCTTTTCATATCATGATCAGCGTATTTTATGCGGCCATTAGTGAAAATTTGGGGCACCAGGTCACGATTAATTTTATCACGGGCAGGTATCACCGACCCAAACAGGAGTACCGAATATTCATGTTTCTGGATATGAAGAACTCAACCGGTATTGCTGAAAAAATTGGGCATGTACGCTATTTTGACCTACTGCAGCTCTACTACGAAATTATGTCGGATGCCATTATTCGTTCAAAAGGCGAAGTATACCAGTACATCGGAGATGAGGTAGTTATATCCTGGCTGGCCAAAGATGGTTTTGAAAACAACCGGTGCATCCAATGCTTTTTTGATTTGAAAAAAGTGTTTCGCGAAAAAGCGGACGATTTCCAACGTCAATTTGGCGTGATTCCCGATTTTAAAGCCGGTGCACATGTAGGTGAAGTAACCACTGGTGAAATTGGTGCCCTCAAAAAACAGATTGTGTATACGGGAGATGTACTCAATACCACGGCTCGCATTCAGAGTTTGTGCAAGCAATATGAAAGTGATCTGCTCACCTCCCAAAAGTTGACCTTAGGACTCCATTTACCGGAAGAGGTGAAGTCTGATCAGATTGGTGAGATTCTGCTAAGAGGCAAACAAAAGAAGGTTATTCTACATGCCATTAGCACCAATCAATAA
- a CDS encoding AI-2E family transporter: protein MEQNNSRKIYVLLLVIISVVVIIYGQKVIIPFILSVLFWFLIRVIRKLLQKVPVIGKIPQWILTLTSSALLLSVVFGVVEMLSVNIQQLSANMASYQSNIQNITLQIDEALNVDIMDQAKDYSKDFNFTKIISGIIGALVGLFGNIFTVFFYLVFILLEEPHFGEKLKAMYPNSDRYKNVSTVIKKIDQSISTYITMKTGVSVLTGVLSYFALLIIGVDSPAFWAFLIFILNFIPTIGSLIATSFPAVFAMLQFGELLPAILVIVVVGAIQVLVGSILEPRLVGSTLNVSPLVTLITLALWGSIWGIIGMLISVPITVIIIIILNEFPETRPAAILLSQRVPNKDE from the coding sequence ATGGAGCAGAACAATAGCCGAAAAATCTACGTATTGCTTTTGGTAATCATCTCGGTGGTTGTCATCATTTATGGGCAAAAGGTTATCATACCCTTTATTCTTTCCGTGCTCTTTTGGTTTCTAATTCGGGTTATCCGAAAACTACTTCAGAAGGTCCCTGTCATTGGAAAGATTCCTCAATGGATACTTACCCTCACCTCATCGGCATTGCTACTGAGTGTGGTTTTTGGCGTAGTAGAAATGCTATCGGTAAACATCCAGCAGCTTTCCGCCAACATGGCTTCTTATCAATCCAACATTCAAAACATTACCCTACAAATCGATGAAGCCTTGAATGTGGACATTATGGATCAGGCTAAGGACTACTCCAAGGATTTTAACTTTACGAAAATCATTTCCGGCATTATTGGTGCTCTCGTGGGCTTGTTTGGCAACATATTCACGGTCTTTTTCTACCTCGTTTTCATTCTGTTGGAGGAACCTCATTTTGGCGAAAAGCTAAAGGCCATGTACCCCAACTCCGACCGGTACAAAAATGTGTCTACGGTAATCAAAAAAATTGATCAATCCATTAGTACCTACATCACCATGAAGACGGGCGTAAGTGTGCTCACCGGTGTATTGAGTTATTTTGCCTTGCTCATTATTGGAGTAGATTCTCCCGCATTCTGGGCCTTTCTTATTTTCATTTTGAACTTTATTCCGACCATTGGATCCCTAATAGCGACCTCCTTTCCAGCGGTTTTTGCCATGCTTCAATTTGGCGAACTTCTACCTGCCATTTTGGTTATTGTGGTAGTTGGCGCTATTCAAGTGTTGGTTGGGAGTATTCTTGAACCACGTCTTGTTGGATCTACCTTAAATGTAAGTCCCTTGGTCACCTTAATTACCCTGGCACTTTGGGGAAGTATCTGGGGAATTATCGGCATGCTGATTTCCGTTCCTATCACGGTCATCATCATCATTATCCTCAACGAATTTCCCGAAACCCGACCGGCAGCTATATTGCTCAGTCAAAGGGTTCCAAATAAGGACGAATAG
- a CDS encoding dihydrofolate reductase, whose amino-acid sequence MRKAVAYIACSLDGKIADKEGKVDWLDRVPHPENSDYGYKSFYESIDTTLMGATTYRDVLGFDVPFPYPDKTNYVITHDRNLKTLDSVTLVHDLSPEWMKDLKSQPGKDIWVVGGSFLNTWMIEHHFLDKLILFIMPVVLGEGIPLFTAGTGEVPGKLKEHKTYSSGVVELHYEF is encoded by the coding sequence ATGAGAAAAGCAGTTGCCTACATAGCTTGTAGTTTGGATGGAAAAATCGCCGATAAAGAGGGCAAAGTGGATTGGCTGGACCGGGTTCCACATCCCGAAAACAGCGACTACGGGTACAAATCTTTTTACGAATCCATCGACACTACCTTGATGGGAGCAACTACCTATCGGGATGTTTTAGGCTTTGATGTTCCCTTTCCCTACCCCGATAAAACCAATTATGTCATTACCCATGATCGAAACCTCAAGACCTTAGATTCCGTTACTCTTGTTCACGATCTATCACCAGAGTGGATGAAGGATTTGAAATCTCAACCTGGTAAAGACATTTGGGTGGTAGGCGGTAGTTTTTTAAACACCTGGATGATTGAACATCACTTCTTGGATAAGCTCATCCTTTTTATAATGCCCGTAGTTTTGGGAGAAGGAATACCCTTATTTACAGCAGGAACTGGAGAAGTACCCGGAAAACTAAAGGAACACAAGACCTACTCTTCGGGTGTAGTAGAATTACATTATGAATTTTAG
- a CDS encoding YceI family protein — protein MGFSAPNPLSTIYKTSQAKVHFSSEAPMEIIKAESSKLVGLFNTEKNSFAFQVSCISFMGFNSELQREHFNENYMESTKYPKIKFVGKLVDPVDYNQKGKTQVKVKGSLNIHGISKERTLDATLEITDNKLIINSQFEVPLADHNIKIPTIVNQKIAKMITCTVQAEMVPKS, from the coding sequence ATGGGCTTCTCAGCCCCCAACCCACTTTCTACCATCTACAAAACGAGTCAGGCCAAAGTGCATTTTTCATCAGAAGCACCGATGGAAATAATCAAGGCAGAATCGAGCAAATTGGTAGGCCTATTCAACACAGAAAAGAACAGCTTTGCCTTTCAAGTATCCTGCATTTCATTCATGGGTTTTAATTCGGAGCTACAGCGAGAGCACTTCAATGAAAATTATATGGAGAGCACCAAATACCCAAAAATTAAGTTTGTGGGCAAGCTCGTTGATCCCGTTGATTACAACCAAAAAGGCAAGACTCAAGTAAAGGTTAAGGGTTCACTCAACATTCATGGAATTAGTAAGGAACGAACTTTAGATGCAACGCTGGAAATAACTGATAACAAGCTTATTATCAACAGTCAATTTGAAGTGCCCTTGGCAGACCACAACATTAAGATACCTACCATTGTAAACCAAAAAATTGCCAAGATGATTACCTGTACGGTACAGGCCGAAATGGTACCAAAAAGCTAA
- a CDS encoding DUF481 domain-containing protein — MVIQRNAFLLLGFTGLILLGCWNSAKAENTDTIVFANGDRLTGEIKSLDMGKLKFDTDESGVIALDWDDVSWISSPNDFEMSLRDHSEFFGTLGRAAPGYVELRGTRETRTVALMELVSMKKVERGFWPKVDGSLEAGFSFTKASQVLQYNLGGKISYRNQRLTAEMGGSMIVTEQEELQNTRKSDLNLTVQYTLVKRWYVAVNSGLGQNSELGLDLRVKGGVGLGNDFIYTNAHRFHGTVGTIVNAERAIDSTDYVTSSEGVATIGYLLFNSGVKDFYVDANATVYPSFSIPGRYRGEININPKVEIVNNLKFGFRYYYQFDTRPVSEAASTEDWGVISTLSYSF; from the coding sequence ATGGTGATTCAACGAAACGCTTTTCTTCTACTTGGTTTTACAGGACTTATTTTACTGGGTTGCTGGAATTCTGCCAAAGCTGAAAACACTGACACCATTGTATTTGCCAATGGAGATCGGCTCACTGGTGAAATTAAATCGCTGGACATGGGCAAGCTCAAATTCGACACCGATGAATCCGGGGTTATCGCCCTGGACTGGGACGATGTAAGCTGGATAAGCTCGCCCAATGATTTCGAAATGTCTCTCCGCGATCACAGTGAATTTTTTGGAACCTTGGGGCGGGCAGCTCCTGGTTATGTGGAACTTCGAGGCACCCGGGAAACCCGAACGGTGGCCCTGATGGAACTGGTGAGCATGAAAAAAGTGGAGCGTGGATTCTGGCCCAAGGTAGACGGAAGTCTGGAAGCAGGATTCAGCTTTACCAAAGCAAGTCAGGTTTTGCAATACAACCTGGGTGGAAAAATTAGCTACCGCAACCAAAGACTCACAGCGGAGATGGGCGGAAGCATGATTGTGACCGAGCAGGAAGAACTCCAAAACACCCGAAAATCAGATCTCAACCTCACCGTACAATATACCCTGGTGAAAAGGTGGTACGTGGCTGTGAACTCCGGTCTTGGGCAAAACAGCGAATTAGGATTGGACCTCCGGGTAAAAGGCGGGGTGGGTTTAGGTAATGATTTCATTTACACCAATGCGCATCGTTTTCATGGAACAGTAGGTACGATTGTAAACGCTGAGCGAGCCATTGATAGCACCGATTATGTAACCTCATCAGAAGGTGTTGCTACCATAGGTTATCTTCTGTTTAATAGCGGAGTAAAAGATTTTTATGTGGATGCGAATGCCACTGTTTATCCCAGTTTTAGTATTCCAGGTCGTTATCGGGGTGAGATTAATATCAATCCGAAAGTGGAAATCGTAAACAACCTCAAATTTGGATTTAGATACTACTACCAATTTGATACAAGACCTGTGAGTGAAGCCGCTTCAACCGAAGACTGGGGGGTTATATCTACCCTCTCCTATTCCTTTTAG
- a CDS encoding alpha/beta fold hydrolase, which yields MEKNPPAYQPWWPFRSGHFNTIYSRVFRKTTQVSYHRERLELEDGDFLDLDFSRVGSEQLLILLHGLEGSSDSPYAHSLVHAANQAGMDAMVLNMRGCSGEPNRLLESYHSGKSDDLNRVINHLIQVSQQDLFVVGVSLGGNITLKYAGERGDQLPDRVKAVAGISVPCDLAASAVHLAKRSNFVYLRRFLKSLRHKTRLKAEQFPDSGISVEEVDATRDFHQFDNLYTAPAHGFKDAADYYQSCSSRFFIPAIQCPALIINALDDPFLPKECYPVDEAMANPQVQLLTTRYGGHVGFHTRRGQAPWFEQVVIRFFQDQGS from the coding sequence ATGGAAAAAAATCCTCCTGCTTATCAACCCTGGTGGCCCTTTCGATCGGGGCATTTCAATACGATATATTCCCGTGTATTTCGTAAAACGACTCAGGTAAGTTATCATCGTGAGCGACTGGAATTGGAGGATGGTGATTTTCTTGATCTCGATTTTTCCCGGGTCGGATCTGAGCAACTACTCATTCTTTTGCATGGATTAGAAGGAAGCAGTGATTCTCCTTATGCCCACAGCCTTGTTCACGCAGCCAATCAGGCCGGAATGGATGCTATGGTACTCAATATGCGCGGTTGTAGCGGTGAGCCCAATCGCCTGTTAGAGTCCTATCACAGTGGGAAATCAGATGATTTGAACCGGGTAATCAATCACTTGATTCAAGTGAGTCAACAAGACTTATTTGTGGTTGGAGTAAGCCTTGGAGGAAACATAACCCTTAAGTATGCAGGGGAGCGTGGAGACCAACTTCCGGATCGGGTAAAAGCCGTTGCCGGAATATCCGTGCCTTGTGACTTAGCTGCATCCGCTGTGCATTTGGCCAAGCGTTCCAATTTTGTCTATTTGAGGCGGTTTTTAAAATCTCTTCGCCATAAAACTCGCCTCAAGGCTGAGCAGTTCCCGGATTCCGGAATTTCTGTAGAGGAGGTGGATGCAACCCGTGATTTTCATCAATTCGATAATCTGTACACTGCCCCCGCTCACGGATTTAAAGATGCGGCGGATTATTACCAATCTTGCAGTTCCCGATTTTTTATTCCGGCTATTCAATGCCCTGCGCTGATTATCAATGCTTTGGATGATCCTTTTTTACCCAAGGAATGTTACCCGGTGGATGAAGCAATGGCAAATCCCCAGGTTCAATTATTGACCACTCGTTATGGCGGACACGTTGGTTTTCATACCAGAAGGGGGCAGGCTCCCTGGTTTGAGCAGGTGGTTATCCGGTTTTTTCAGGACCAAGGAAGCTAA
- a CDS encoding YdeI/OmpD-associated family protein produces the protein MKRFTSVEEYLESQEAWTPLLTAVRDTMLDCGLEEAIKWGAPAYLSGGKTIIGLAAFKSHMAVWFHQGALLKDSAGVLINAQEGKTQALRQWRIQSEAELDLKLLRAYIEEAIENQKQGKAIKPQKKPLIVPDELQTWLDNNPEGKARFEGLGLSRKREYTDYISEAKRAETKQKRLEKIGPMILQGIGLHDKYRS, from the coding sequence ATGAAACGTTTCACCTCAGTAGAAGAATACCTTGAAAGCCAGGAAGCATGGACACCGCTTTTAACGGCCGTGCGAGATACGATGTTGGATTGTGGTCTCGAAGAAGCCATCAAATGGGGAGCTCCGGCTTACCTGTCAGGTGGAAAAACCATAATTGGCTTGGCTGCTTTTAAATCACATATGGCTGTTTGGTTTCATCAGGGAGCTTTGCTAAAAGATTCAGCAGGAGTACTTATAAATGCTCAGGAAGGTAAGACGCAGGCTTTGAGGCAATGGCGAATCCAATCGGAAGCGGAGCTGGATTTAAAGCTTCTACGCGCCTATATCGAGGAAGCGATTGAAAACCAAAAGCAAGGAAAAGCGATCAAACCTCAGAAAAAGCCGCTTATCGTTCCCGATGAACTACAAACCTGGCTGGACAATAATCCGGAAGGAAAAGCCCGGTTTGAAGGACTTGGACTTTCTCGCAAACGGGAATACACCGATTACATTTCCGAAGCCAAAAGAGCTGAAACTAAGCAGAAGAGACTGGAGAAAATCGGGCCAATGATTCTTCAGGGAATAGGTCTGCACGATAAGTACCGTTCCTAA
- a CDS encoding LemA family protein codes for MNNKTWIVIGVVVGVLLLTIYLFYSLFGGTYNTLVEKDEAVKAQWSKVETQYQRRADLIPNLVNVVKGYADFEKEVLIEVTTARSKAGSVTIDPKNLTNESIQNYQKAQSGITSALSRLLVVAERYPDLKANQNFLELQAQLEGTENRIAVERGRFADAVQSYNTSIRQFPAVFIAGYYGFQERDTFHAQPGAEKAPEVKF; via the coding sequence ATGAATAATAAAACCTGGATTGTTATTGGAGTGGTAGTTGGAGTTCTTCTGCTTACTATCTACTTATTTTATTCCCTTTTTGGCGGAACTTACAATACCCTTGTTGAAAAAGATGAAGCCGTTAAAGCGCAATGGTCGAAGGTAGAAACCCAGTACCAGCGTCGAGCCGATTTAATTCCAAACCTGGTAAATGTAGTTAAGGGATACGCCGATTTTGAAAAGGAAGTACTCATTGAAGTAACCACGGCTCGCTCAAAAGCGGGAAGTGTTACCATTGATCCTAAAAATCTGACGAACGAATCCATCCAGAATTACCAAAAAGCCCAATCAGGGATTACGTCGGCGCTTTCACGGTTATTGGTGGTTGCGGAGCGTTATCCGGACTTAAAAGCGAACCAAAACTTTCTGGAATTACAGGCCCAATTAGAAGGAACCGAAAACAGAATTGCGGTAGAACGGGGCCGATTTGCCGATGCCGTGCAGAGTTACAATACTTCTATTCGCCAGTTCCCAGCTGTGTTTATTGCAGGGTACTACGGATTTCAGGAAAGGGATACTTTCCATGCACAACCAGGAGCCGAAAAGGCTCCGGAAGTTAAATTTTGA
- a CDS encoding TPM domain-containing protein — protein sequence MKTAQTKYLYPLLFLFLLITNLTSAQIAIPELKSRVTDQTRTLTSRDIASLEAKLAALEKSKGSQLFIAIVYTTGEETIEQYGIRMAEQWKAGRKDVDDGVILIIAKEDRKLRIEVGYGLEGAIPDAMAKQIIEERIVPRFRSSDFFGGINAGVDALIALIQGEDLPPAQGKSRQQIQKEQEEKVGKAILLLFAAFFLNIIMYSAIKNSFLRIGLSVGLAAVIGLFLSSWIVLLIALVFTLTIQFKIFSLSNPTSGYTSANDPYGRRAGGGWYGGGSSGGFGGGGGGFGGGGGGGFGGGGASGGW from the coding sequence GTGAAAACTGCCCAAACCAAATATCTTTATCCACTCCTCTTTTTGTTTCTCCTGATCACCAACCTGACTTCAGCCCAAATTGCTATTCCAGAGCTGAAAAGCCGAGTAACTGATCAAACGAGAACGTTAACCTCCCGTGATATTGCCAGCCTCGAAGCCAAATTGGCTGCCCTGGAAAAATCCAAGGGTAGTCAACTGTTTATCGCGATCGTTTACACCACTGGTGAGGAGACGATTGAGCAATACGGAATTCGAATGGCCGAGCAATGGAAGGCCGGAAGAAAGGATGTAGATGACGGAGTCATTCTGATCATTGCCAAGGAGGATAGAAAATTGAGAATAGAAGTTGGGTATGGTTTGGAAGGAGCCATTCCAGATGCCATGGCCAAGCAAATCATTGAAGAACGCATTGTACCGCGGTTTAGATCTTCAGACTTTTTTGGTGGCATAAATGCCGGAGTAGATGCCCTAATCGCCTTAATCCAGGGAGAGGATTTACCACCGGCCCAAGGGAAATCTCGACAACAGATTCAAAAAGAGCAAGAAGAAAAAGTAGGAAAAGCCATACTCCTTCTGTTTGCCGCCTTCTTCTTAAATATCATTATGTACTCTGCGATTAAGAATTCTTTTTTGCGAATTGGATTAAGCGTCGGCCTAGCAGCCGTGATTGGTCTGTTTTTAAGCAGTTGGATTGTTCTCCTAATCGCCCTTGTGTTCACCCTAACCATTCAATTCAAAATATTTAGTCTCTCAAATCCTACATCTGGATACACCAGTGCTAACGATCCCTACGGGCGTCGAGCTGGTGGAGGCTGGTACGGCGGAGGATCAAGCGGTGGATTCGGCGGTGGCGGAGGAGGATTCGGCGGCGGTGGCGGCGGCGGATTTGGAGGTGGCGGAGCCTCAGGAGGTTGGTAA